In Mangifera indica cultivar Alphonso chromosome 7, CATAS_Mindica_2.1, whole genome shotgun sequence, the genomic window GAGCTTCATTTAAGAGTGAAACTGGATCCTGATCCAAGATATGTTTTCCAGTTTGAAGATGTGACAATGTTGAGTCCCCAGATAGTCCAGCTTCAAGGTTCCATCAAGCAGCCAATTTTTAGTTGCAAGTTTAGTAGAGACAGGTGACGTgaattatgtcatttttttgTATCCAAAATTTTTGCCTCTCTCTAACATTTTCAAGTTCataggcaaaattaaaaaaaaaagtaattttttggTAAGtcattaaatgtttttattaagtTCTTCAATTATTCAGCcatctcctaattttttttttctgatgaaTAAAATGTATTAAGAATCATTGAATTGTCAGATTTTAATGGTATTCAATCCTTTCAAGATCTTTGAAAGTATATTTTCCTTTAACTGAGTACTTGTTAAAGGGTTTTTGAATAGTTTATGTTAAATACATTTTATTGTCATGGAACTTAAATAGAATGGCCTGCTATTTTTCCAGGCATTAGTTCGTTGTTATTGAAACTTTTGGTGGTTGCAATGAATGGCAGGATGCCACAGGTGGACCAATTGAGCATTTACTGGTCAGGTTCTGCTGACAGTGCTGATATAGAGACCGAAAGAAGGGAGAGGAAGGGATGGAAGGTGAAGATACACGACCTTTCTGGCTCGGCTGTTGCAGCAGCATTCATAACAACTCCCTTTGTTCCATCAACAGGTTGTGATTGGGTTGCTCGGTCCAATCCAGGAGCTTGGTTGATTGTTCGCCCTGATGCATGCAGGCCTGAGAGCTGGCAGCCGTGGGGAAAACTTGAAGCCTGGCGTGATCGTGGCATCAGAGACTCCATTTGCTGCCGATTTCATCTCCTATCAGAAGGCCAGGAAGCTGGTGAGGTTCTCATGTCCGAGATATTTTTAAGTGCTGAGAAAGGTGGAGTCTTCTTCATCGACACTGACAAACGGATGCGGACAGCTGCTACTCCAATTCCAAGCCCGCAAAGCAGTGGAGATTTTTCTGCACTGGGGCCTGTTGTTGGCGGGTTTGTGATGAGCTGTAGAGTGCAAGGAGAAGGTAAGAGCAGCAAGCCAACAGTACAACTAGCGATGCGACATGTGACATGTGTGGAGGATGCTGCCATCTTCATGGCACTTGCAGCAGCAGTCGATCTCAGCATTGAGGCGTGCAGGCCTTTCCGGAGAAAGCTAAGACGACGGTCTCACCATTCCATGtgaaaatagaaatgaaatgtTTAGTTCCATGAACAAAGAGTGGCTCTGTTTTATCCTAAATGATGATTGTTGTAACATTTAGCCTTGTGTACAGGATTTTTCTCTCTTCTAGTTCTGGATATATTAGACCGTTCTTCCTAAATTTCCTTAACTCATTTATGATATCAGTACAGTTACTTGACACATATTCTTCCTTATGTACACTTCTATGTTCTATGtgcaatatattattatatatgatagatTTCTTTAATTGGAGTTTCACTCACAACCCAACTTAGGCTTCATCTGAGACCGAGCTTCTTTGTGGATGAATTTTGTACTCTGTAATTTGACAAATCCAATAGAGTTATCTCCagaattctcaaaattttcccTTGACATAAGTtaacaaaaactcaaaaaaacgATTACCAACTGCATCTGTCTTGTTTTCTGGATTCAAAATGCAGATCTCCATCTCAATTCGAACGAATTGACTGGTGGGACAAAACCAAGTTTACACACATTTGTCAACAACAAATAACAGGCAAGGGAGTGGAAACATTTTACTATTACATAAAAGCATCACTCTGTATGTCCACACTGATTGTTATGGGGAAAACAAACAATACACCTTAATGGCAACAGTTTATATGTGCTAAAAAACTAAGCCTCTGTTGTTAGGAAGAACTGTTCAACACATGTTATTGTGCTTCGAGCATCATCAATTTCTGCACCTTCCCGGTTCACCTCCTTCAACTCGgtctaaaaacacacacacacaataaaaatttaataattaagtaCATGGCACTACATAGTAGTactttttgtgtttctttttaaaacttgacattGTCATCGCAATATCCAAGTCCATCCAGAAAACCTTAAGATAACGGCCAAGTACAACTGCATAAGTCCCTTCCCAAAGCCTTCCTAAATAAATGGCGAGTTAGTCTAGATTTGAAGGCAAAATTCAACTAATCAAGAGCAATTATCATACCAAATCTTCAAGAAAGCCTTTAATCCAGATTTGAAGGCAATACTAAACCAATCAAGAGCAATTATAATTACATGCTTCATTCTAGTTCCGATTCTCCCTATCTAATTACCTTAAAAACAGAGAAGCTTCATCAATGaatacatgaaaaatatttaaaaaaaaaaaaaaaaaaactcaatcagTAATAGCAGTCACTAGCATAGCACAGTTTGATGAGAATGGAACACCACAGATAGAAGATAGAATTGTAATAGCTGGCTCATATCACATTATCTCAACCAAAGCACCAGTCAGTTGGGAGACGTCCTGGAAtgaagcttttgaaaatttCCAAATATTGTAAACCAGAATGGCAAGCA contains:
- the LOC123221164 gene encoding uncharacterized protein LOC123221164, translating into MDPQAFIRLSIGSLGLRIPGSTLNSAKSEIRAFPSPCLCEIRLKGFPVQTTPVPLVSSPEALPDVHNIASSFYLEENDLKALLTPGCFYSPHAYLEIVVFSERKGFHCGVGVKKHQIGTFRLEVGPEWGEGKPIILFNGWIGIGKNKQENGKPGAELHLRVKLDPDPRYVFQFEDVTMLSPQIVQLQGSIKQPIFSCKFSRDRMPQVDQLSIYWSGSADSADIETERRERKGWKVKIHDLSGSAVAAAFITTPFVPSTGCDWVARSNPGAWLIVRPDACRPESWQPWGKLEAWRDRGIRDSICCRFHLLSEGQEAGEVLMSEIFLSAEKGGVFFIDTDKRMRTAATPIPSPQSSGDFSALGPVVGGFVMSCRVQGEGKSSKPTVQLAMRHVTCVEDAAIFMALAAAVDLSIEACRPFRRKLRRRSHHSM